A window from Gopherus evgoodei ecotype Sinaloan lineage chromosome 24, rGopEvg1_v1.p, whole genome shotgun sequence encodes these proteins:
- the HAPLN2 gene encoding hyaluronan and proteoglycan link protein 2, with translation MHQLLLLASLCLSSLPAALTIYQKAAGGPAPTPRLQYLLEPLYEVVHAQRGATVTLPCVLRARPPHYKVKWSKVEPAELLENIILVTNGAQHKTYGQLGGRARLRRGHRNDASLTIAGVALEDEGRYRCQLVNGLEDESLSLTLTLDGVVFPYQTSQGRYRFNYFEAKKACEEQDARLATYQQLYKAWTEGLDWCNAGWILDGTVHYPIINLREPCGGRLLLPGIRTYGAKDKQKDRFDAFCFTSAVRGQVYFIQGHLSFKEAGQACRNQGATIAKVGQLYSAWKFSQLDRCDGGWLADGSVRYPITIPRTHCGGLPDPGVRSFGFPNKEQRTYGTYCFTVK, from the exons atgcaccagctgctgctgctggcttcactctgcctctcttctctgccagctgctttaaCTATTTACCAGAAGGCAGCTGGGGGTCCAG cccccaccccacgccTGCAGTACCTGCTGGAGCCCCTCTATGAGGTGGTGCACGCCCAGCGCGGTGCcaccgtcaccctgccctgcgtCCTGCGGGCACGGCCCCCTCACTACAAGGTGAAATGGAGCAAGGTGGAGCCGGCCGAGCTGCTGGAGAACATCATCCTGGTCACCAACGGGGCCCAGCACAAGACCTACGGGCAGCTGGGCGGGCGGGCCCGGCTAAGGCGCGGCCACCGCAACGACGCCTCCCTCACCATCGCCGGGGTAGCGCTGGAGGACGAGGGGCGCTACCGCTGCCAGCTGGTCAACGGGCTGGAGGACGAGAGCCTGTCGCTGACACTGACGCTGGACG GGGTCGTCTTCCCCTACCAGACCAGCCAGGGGCGCTACAGATTCAACTACTTTGAGGCTAAGAAGGCCTGTGAGGAGCAGGACGCCAGGCTCGCCACTTACCAGCAGCTCTACAAAG CATGGACCGAAGGGCTGGACTGGTGTAACGCAGGCTGGATTCTCGACGGGACCGTCCACTATCCTATTATTAACCTCCGAGAGCCCTGCGGGGGGCGGCTTCTCCTTCCGGGAATTCGGACCTATGGGGCCAAGGACAAGCAGAAGGATCGGTTTGACGCGTTCTGCTTCACCTCTGCTGTGAGGG gccAGGTCTATTTCATCCAGGGCCACCTGAGCTtcaaagaggcagggcaggcttGCCGCAACCAAGGGGCCACCATCGCCAAGGTCGGGCAGCTCTACTCCGCCTGGAAGTTCTCCCAGCTGGACCGTTGCGACGGAGGCTGGCTGGCAGACGGCAGCGTCCGCTACCCCATCACCATCCCTCGCACCCACTGCGGGGGCCTTCCAGACCCCGGCGTCCGGAGCTTCGGCTTCCCCAACAAGGAGCAGAGGACGTATGGGACCTACTGCTTCACGGTGAAATAG